In Leisingera sp. NJS204, the DNA window CTCCTATGGTCCGGCCCGTGCCTCCTCGGCGCCGCTGGTTGGCAAGCACGCTGAACTGGGTATCGACATGGCCCCGCATATGCCGACTGATCCGGCCAATGCAGGTAACGTCCATGTCTATGACTACGAATGGTGGGCAGACAACCGCGATGACCTGAACGGCAAGTTCCAGGCATGGCTGGCCAAGTAATCTGACCGTTTCCGAGATACTGCAGGGGGCCTGAACGAAACAGGCCCCCTGCCCAAAAAAATAAAGACCCGACGGGGAACCCAATGAGTGATATTACCCAATCCGGCCCGGTGCTGGCGGCCGACGGCAGGCCGCTCAAGCGCAGCCTGGCGCGTGCACTGCGCATGCAGAAGCTGCGCGCACTGCTGCTGATCGCGCCGCTCTTGCTGTTCATCCTTATAACATTCATCCTCCCGGTGGCGGACATGCTGTTCCGGTCGGTAGAGAACCGGATTGTCGAGGATACACTGCCCCGCACGGTTGAAGTTCTGGCAGACTGGGACCCTGCATCGGGTCAACTGCCGGAGGAGGCAGCATTTGCCGCTCTGGCCGCCGATCTTAAAGATGCGGCAAACGTGAAGACCCACACCAAAGTTGCCAAGCGTCTGAACTATGAAAACCCGGGCCTCTCGTCTGTGTTCCGCAAATCCGGCCGCAAGGTCAAGAAATGGGATATCGCAAACGACGGCCCCTTCCGCGAAAAACTTATAGAACTGAACGACGGCTGGGGCGATCTTGAGCTTTGGCGGACGATCAAGACCTACTCCGGCACTTTCACTTCAGGTTACTTTTTGAACGCAGTCGATATGCGTTTGGGGGCTGAAGGCCCTGAGATCCGCCCGGAGAACGAACGGATCTACAACACCATGCTGATCCGCACCATGCGGATGTCCCTGATCATCACCTTCAGCTGCATCATGCTGGGCTACCCGGTTGCCTGGATCCTGGCGAACCTGCCCACACGCCAGGCAAACCTGCTGATGATTCTGGTCTTGCTGCCGTTCTGGACATCGCTCCTGGTGCGGACCTCTGCCTGGAAAATCCTGCTGCAGCAGCAGGGGGTAATCAACGATACGCTGGTCTGGATCGGACTGGTGGATGATGCCAACCGATTGGTTCTTATCAACAACGAGCTGGGCACCATCATTGCGATGACCCATATCCTGCTGCCGTTCATGATTCTGCCGATGTATTCGGTGATGCAAACAATCAACCCGTCTTACTTGCGCGCCGCCAAATCCCTCGGGGCGACCGACTGGACTGCGTTCTGGCGCGTTTACTTCCCGCAAACCGTGCCGGGCATCGGCGCCGGATCGATCCTCGTCTTCATCCTGGCTGTTGGCTACTACATCACTCCGGCCCTGGTCGGCGGCACCAAAGGCACCTTTATTTCGAACCTGATCGCCTACCACATCTCGACGTCGGGCAACTGGGGTTTGGGCGCGGCACTGGGCGCAATCCTTCTGGCGGTGGTTCTGGCCCTCTACTGGGTCTACGACAAGATCGTCGGCATCGATAACGTGAAGCTGGGATAACGGACATGAGCGCACTTCCTCCTTATGCAACCACCGGCCAGCGTGCCTGGTACTATTCCTTCCGGGTCATCTGCGGATTGGTGTTCTTTTTCCTGATCGCGCCGATCGTGGTGATCATCCCGCTCAGCTTTAATGCGCAGGACTTCTTCACCTTCACGCCGGAAATGCTGCGGCTGGATCCCGAAGGATACTCGCTGAAACACTACCGCGATTTCTTCAGCAATGACTCCTGGCAGTCGGCGAT includes these proteins:
- a CDS encoding ABC transporter permease, with amino-acid sequence MSDITQSGPVLAADGRPLKRSLARALRMQKLRALLLIAPLLLFILITFILPVADMLFRSVENRIVEDTLPRTVEVLADWDPASGQLPEEAAFAALAADLKDAANVKTHTKVAKRLNYENPGLSSVFRKSGRKVKKWDIANDGPFREKLIELNDGWGDLELWRTIKTYSGTFTSGYFLNAVDMRLGAEGPEIRPENERIYNTMLIRTMRMSLIITFSCIMLGYPVAWILANLPTRQANLLMILVLLPFWTSLLVRTSAWKILLQQQGVINDTLVWIGLVDDANRLVLINNELGTIIAMTHILLPFMILPMYSVMQTINPSYLRAAKSLGATDWTAFWRVYFPQTVPGIGAGSILVFILAVGYYITPALVGGTKGTFISNLIAYHISTSGNWGLGAALGAILLAVVLALYWVYDKIVGIDNVKLG